Proteins encoded together in one Myxocyprinus asiaticus isolate MX2 ecotype Aquarium Trade chromosome 21, UBuf_Myxa_2, whole genome shotgun sequence window:
- the LOC127412234 gene encoding reticulon-1-A-like isoform X4, translating into MRGVVDLLHWRDLKQSGLVFGSMLLLLFSLTQFSVVSVVAYLALAVLSATISFRVYKSVLQAVQKTDEGHPFKAYLEVEITLSADQISKYVDKTQLYVNTTMKELRRLFLVQDLVDSIKFAVLMWLLTYVGALFNGLTLLILAVVSMFTVPVVYEKYQTQIDQYLGLVRSNVNSIMGKIRDKVPGAKKKE; encoded by the exons TGGTAGATCTGTTACACTGGCGGGATCTGAAGCAGTCTGGACTGGTGTTCGGCAGCATGTTGCTGCTGCTGTTCTCTTTAACCCAGTTCAGTGTGGTGAGCGTGGTAGCGTATCTCGCTCTGGCTGTCCTCTCTGCCACCATCAGCTTCCGAGTCTACAAATCAGTCCTGCAGGCAGTGCAGAAAACCGACGAGGGACATCCTTTCAA GGCATATCTGGAGGTAGAGATCACTCTGTCAGCAGATCAGATCAGTAAGTATGTGGATAAAACTCAGCTGTATGTCAACACTACCATGAAGGAGCTTCGCAGGCTGTTCCTGGTTCAGGATCTGGTGGACTCCATAAAG TTTGCAGTGTTGATGTGGTTGTTGACCTATGTGGGCGCTCTTTTTAATGGCCTGACCCTGCTGATTCTTG cTGTAGTTTCCATGTTCACCGTGCCAGTTGTTTACGAGAAGTACCAG acgCAGATTGATCAATACTTGGGCCTGGTGCGCTCCAATGTTAACTCAATAATGGGAAA aATTAGAGACAAGGTTCCAGGGGCCAAAAAGAAGGAATAA
- the LOC127412234 gene encoding reticulon-1-A-like isoform X2 produces the protein MDKGKKECTWSCWRGLVMGGSVVDLLHWRDLKQSGLVFGSMLLLLFSLTQFSVVSVVAYLALAVLSATISFRVYKSVLQAVQKTDEGHPFKAYLEVEITLSADQISKYVDKTQLYVNTTMKELRRLFLVQDLVDSIKFAVLMWLLTYVGALFNGLTLLILAVVSMFTVPVVYEKYQTQIDQYLGLVRSNVNSIMGKIRDKVPGAKKKE, from the exons TGGTAGATCTGTTACACTGGCGGGATCTGAAGCAGTCTGGACTGGTGTTCGGCAGCATGTTGCTGCTGCTGTTCTCTTTAACCCAGTTCAGTGTGGTGAGCGTGGTAGCGTATCTCGCTCTGGCTGTCCTCTCTGCCACCATCAGCTTCCGAGTCTACAAATCAGTCCTGCAGGCAGTGCAGAAAACCGACGAGGGACATCCTTTCAA GGCATATCTGGAGGTAGAGATCACTCTGTCAGCAGATCAGATCAGTAAGTATGTGGATAAAACTCAGCTGTATGTCAACACTACCATGAAGGAGCTTCGCAGGCTGTTCCTGGTTCAGGATCTGGTGGACTCCATAAAG TTTGCAGTGTTGATGTGGTTGTTGACCTATGTGGGCGCTCTTTTTAATGGCCTGACCCTGCTGATTCTTG cTGTAGTTTCCATGTTCACCGTGCCAGTTGTTTACGAGAAGTACCAG acgCAGATTGATCAATACTTGGGCCTGGTGCGCTCCAATGTTAACTCAATAATGGGAAA aATTAGAGACAAGGTTCCAGGGGCCAAAAAGAAGGAATAA
- the LOC127412234 gene encoding reticulon-1-A-like isoform X3 → MDKGKKECTWSCWRGLVVDLLHWRDLKQSGLVFGSMLLLLFSLTQFSVVSVVAYLALAVLSATISFRVYKSVLQAVQKTDEGHPFKAYLEVEITLSADQISKYVDKTQLYVNTTMKELRRLFLVQDLVDSIKFAVLMWLLTYVGALFNGLTLLILAVVSMFTVPVVYEKYQTQIDQYLGLVRSNVNSIMGKIRDKVPGAKKKE, encoded by the exons TGGTAGATCTGTTACACTGGCGGGATCTGAAGCAGTCTGGACTGGTGTTCGGCAGCATGTTGCTGCTGCTGTTCTCTTTAACCCAGTTCAGTGTGGTGAGCGTGGTAGCGTATCTCGCTCTGGCTGTCCTCTCTGCCACCATCAGCTTCCGAGTCTACAAATCAGTCCTGCAGGCAGTGCAGAAAACCGACGAGGGACATCCTTTCAA GGCATATCTGGAGGTAGAGATCACTCTGTCAGCAGATCAGATCAGTAAGTATGTGGATAAAACTCAGCTGTATGTCAACACTACCATGAAGGAGCTTCGCAGGCTGTTCCTGGTTCAGGATCTGGTGGACTCCATAAAG TTTGCAGTGTTGATGTGGTTGTTGACCTATGTGGGCGCTCTTTTTAATGGCCTGACCCTGCTGATTCTTG cTGTAGTTTCCATGTTCACCGTGCCAGTTGTTTACGAGAAGTACCAG acgCAGATTGATCAATACTTGGGCCTGGTGCGCTCCAATGTTAACTCAATAATGGGAAA aATTAGAGACAAGGTTCCAGGGGCCAAAAAGAAGGAATAA